Proteins encoded in a region of the Perognathus longimembris pacificus isolate PPM17 chromosome 11, ASM2315922v1, whole genome shotgun sequence genome:
- the LOC125360132 gene encoding zinc finger protein 793-like, with protein MLKTYSNLVSLGHCVLKPKLIVKLEQVAEPWIGESSDRNFTEDTVSLEGHHHQGQLIPPKALILKTLLSVDRIVQPRNLMAADWDLASTLSSGEPTQSPVLNTDSCLEFFIILQTVEHSS; from the exons ATGCTGAAGACCTACAGCAACCTGGTGTCCTTAG GGCACTGTGTTCTTAAACCTAAATTGATTGTCAAGTTGGAGCAAGTTGCAGAACCATGGATAGGAGAATCCTCGGACAGGAATTTCACAG AGGATACTGTATCTTTGGAGGGCCATCATCACCAAGGGCAGTTAATACCACCCAAAGCCCTGATCCTGAAGACTCTGTTGTCCGTAGATCGAATCGTTCAACCAAGAA ATCTGATGGCAGCAGACTGGGACCTGGCCTCTACCCTTTCCTCTGGGGAGCCAACACAGAGCCCTGTGTTAAATACAGACAGCTGCCTGGAGT